The stretch of DNA CATGACCGCAGCCAGCCCGGGCAGGTCCCCCGCCGCCCCTGGCCGCAGCGCCAGCGCCAGCTCTACCAGGCCTCTCAGTGCGGCTGCGCGCTCCTCCAGCGGCCCCGAGCAGCCCAGCACCGCCAGCGCCCCGGCCAGCGCCAGTGTCTGATGCCTGCAGAGGCGGAGGGCAAGGgtctgggggaagtggggaggttTGTAACGCAGGGGTGAGGGGGGACAGGAGGTGGCATTGCCCCATCTCCCTTCTTCCCTGGGGAGCCATGAGTGGGGAGCTGTTTGGAGACCTTGGGAAGTGGGGGGAATTGGCCTCCCCCAACCAAGATTACAAGCTGCTGGCTCACCTCTCCAGCAGTTCCAACCTCAAGTGGTGTCCATGGGGAAGAGTGAGCAGCTCCAGGCCAGATGAGACTCCCATGTTGCCCCGCTGATCCCTGGTCACTCCCAGGAGGCCTGTGGCCTGCAGAAGGGAATGGGGAAGTCAGGTGAAGAGTGATTATGTAGGTATGGTTGGGTCTtgccctgggcctggggaggagcATCCCAGGAGGTGACCCACCTGGCAGTCTACCAATAGCAGGTGAAGGGCGGTGCTCCCAGGATGGTGCTCCAGGAACAGGCCACGGAGGGTATGCAGGACTTGGGGTTCCAGGGGCCGATTCTGGGGGCCCAGCAGGCAGGAGGGGGCATCATGGGGGCAGAAAGAGATCTCAGCCTGTGGTCTCGTAAAACATCtattctcttcctcctcatcctcctcggCTTCCCACCATGGGGCCTCTGGCTCTGGGCAGCTTTGGCTCGGGGATGTTCCCTGGACACTGGGCACTCGGGGCACCAGCTCGCAGTACGTTGGGGGACGTTCAGAGGCATCAGGCAGTTCGAAGGAGGGTGTCCGGGGGGGCTTCGTTGGTGCCTTGGCTTGAAGCTGCCCATCGGAGGCCCTGAGACTGTTGGCAACAGTTCCCAGGGGAGCAGGGGCCTTCAGCAACACCGGGTCACTGCTCGTTCGGGGCAAGGCAGATATGGGCATGGTGGAGGCTCCTAGAGGTCATACAAGAGGGGTCAATGGGAATACACAGAGAAGATTGCTGAATGGGCGGGGGTGAGAGCTTCATCGGCTACCACCCACCTGATCCATCCACTCATTCCAATAATGGGGTATAACCTATCCGGGTGCAGTTTTGAATTTCAACCACCTCGACAGTAGAAATGCTACATGCTTACACACGGTTAGAAAACTTTAGCATCTCTATAgttctgtaaattatttttttaaaattttattttattttatagagatgggatctcactgtgttgcccaggctggtctggaattcctagtctcaagcaatcctccctcctcggcctcccaaagtgctgggatcacaggcatgagccaccttgcctgaccCTATGAATTCTGaatactacattttaaatttgaattcttTGTTTTTGCCCCTCTGACTGAAAGACGGTAAGCAGTGACACAacgaaattaaaaattttttttaaaaaaggatgagcgTGGTGGccgacgcctgtaatctcaggattttgggaggccaaggtgagaggattgcttgaggctagggattccagaccagcctgggcaacataacaagatcttgtttctacaaaaagttagaaaattagctgggcatggtggcatgcacctgtggtcccagctacttgggaggcagaggtgggaggatcacttgagccagaggctgcagtgaggtatgactgcaccactgcactccagcttggatgacagagtaagaccctgtctcaaaaaaaaaaaaaaaaagatatctatctatctacaatTAAGTATAGATATATCTCTCTATATCATATCTATAGAGAtagatatatattctataaatatataatatatatttaaattaagtatatgttaaataaaactaACATTATTAAATGTATAATGTTGccctatatactatatataattacatttatatatgatagatattttactttttttgtgatAATATATATCTCTCCATAGacatatctatataaaatatatataattgatataGATATCTGTAGAGAGACAAAGTATAAAAAATTCACAAAGCTGCATATGGTATGACACTCAGATAAGTGTCAAAGAAACCAAGcttattaaactttcttttcttttttttatttcttcttaaaaaaaaaaaagatacacgtgcagaatgttCAGGTTGAGTAtccgtgtgccatggtggtttgctgcacctactgacccctcctctaagttccctcccctcatcgTAAACTTTCAAATGATGTCCTTTGTAAGTT from Gorilla gorilla gorilla isolate KB3781 chromosome 20, NHGRI_mGorGor1-v2.1_pri, whole genome shotgun sequence encodes:
- the SH2D3A gene encoding SH2 domain-containing protein 3A isoform X3, translating into MEKTLLANPGTTASCPARARKWSNSQPADLAHMGRSREDPTGMRASTMPISALPRTSSDPVLLKAPAPLGTVANSLRASDGQLQAKAPTKPPRTPSFELPDASERPPTYCELVPRVPSVQGTSPSQSCPEPEAPWWEAEEDEEEENRCFTRPQAEISFCPHDAPSCLLGPQNRPLEPQVLHTLRGLFLEHHPGSTALHLLLVDCQATGLLGVTRDQRGNMGVSSGLELLTLPHGHHLRLELLERHQTLALAGALAVLGCSGPLEERAAALRGLVELALALRPGAAGDLPGLAAVMGALLMPQVSRLEHTWRQLRRSHTEAALAFEQELKPLMRALDEGAGPCDPGEVALPHVAPMVRLLEGEEVAGPLDESCERLLRTLHGARHMVRDAPKFRKVAAQRLRGFRPNPELREALTTGFVRRLLWGSRGAGAPRAERFEKFQRVLGVLSQRLEPDR
- the SH2D3A gene encoding SH2 domain-containing protein 3A isoform X2 — its product is MEKTLLANPGTTASCPARARKWSNSQPADLAHMGRSREDPTGMRASTMPISALPRTSSDPVLLKAPAPLGTVANSLRASDGQLQAKAPTKPPRTPSFELPDASERPPTYCELVPRVPSVQGTSPSQSCPEPEAPWWEAEEDEEEENRCFTRPQAEISFCPHDAPSCLLGPQNRPLEPQVLHTLRGLFLEHHPGSTALHLLLVDCQATGLLGVTRDQRGNMGVSSGLELLTLPHGHHLRLELLERHQTLALAGALAVLGCSGPLEERAAALRGLVELALALRPGAAGDLPGLAAVMGALLMPQVRGEQGLEEAGVRVTGKTGEEACAGLFSQVSRLEHTWRQLRRSHTEAALAFEQELKPLMRALDEGAGPCDPGEVALPHVAPMVRLLEGEEVAGPLDESCERLLRTLHGARHMVRDAPKFRKVAAQRLRGFRPNPELREALTTGFVRRLLWGSRGAGAPRAERFEKFQRVLGVLSQRLEPDR